The Vigna radiata var. radiata cultivar VC1973A chromosome 6, Vradiata_ver6, whole genome shotgun sequence DNA segment TCCCTTGGAGGACCCCTTTGGTTTCCCATACAGAAAAAAGAGTTTGAGTTATGTCATTTGACTGCAAAATATCATTTGTCTAGAAGCTCTTTCAAATACTCTCTAATTGCGAGTTAGTGATGATGACTTTAGGAATGGTTTCTTGTTTAAGGTGATGGAAGGTTGGAGGGAATCACATGAAAGAATGCATGaatgtatgtatattttttgtCAGGTTTTGTGTTCTCAATTTGGGCTTCATGGTACAGGTTTTCGTTACTGATTTGTGGGCTGATCACACACCTTGGCCGTTCAACCAACTTCCCAGGAGCTATAGCTTTTTGGTGAAGCACGGGCCATTGTGGAAGATGACTTACTATGGAACTGCCCCACGAGTTGTGCACCAGTCTAATTTTGCAGCAACTGGAACTTTCATAGCTCGGTGAGGATTTGGTTGCCTTCATGCTACAATTCCTACTCttattttttgacaaattaCTTTGATGAGTAAGAAAACCGATGCATTCATTGAATATAGTTGATAGGTATGCAAAATGATGCATATGTTCTAGTCTAGGCTCCATGCATATACTGGTATAGCATTCTCCCTGTCTTTGTAGTTGGAAGTTTTCTTTTGatcattaaatttataagttatacaatagtagtttcattattttgtagTTGTGGGAATAGATTGTGCTTGTTTTGATTCATTTATTTCTGTTTCCATATTTATTTGGGTTAAAGCATAATTTTACATTACTTGTTTCTTTCAAGAAAAAGATAGTATGGTAATTTGGTAGTATTTCAGGATGGTTCTAATTTGGTATTCATGTTCTGTAAATGATATTCTGTAATCTGGATAGATTGACCTCTGGTTACTTACAGCCCGCAATGTTTATTAACTTTTCTGCCTCTTTTGTATCACAATATTTTTCCTTGCGCATATACATACAGTATCACATCCGTTAATGCCCTTTATATCTCATCTCAAATACAGTATGACATCACACGTCATAGTTAAACCGTCCATTTTCCTTTTACAGTGAGGTTGCTAAAGGTCTAATGAAATATCAACCAGATATAATAATCAGTGTGCATCCACTGATGCAGCACGTTCCACTTCGAATTTTGAGGTCAAAGGGTCTTTTAGATAAGATTGTTTTTACTACAGTTATCACAGATTTAAGCACATGCCATCCAACGTGGttagttctatttttttattatttccttttcaaaaagtaatatctatctagaattttattttgacgtcctatttcttgttttctttaggTTTCATAAGCTCGTAACTAGATGCTATTGTCCTACAACAGATGTTGCGCAAAGGGCATTGAAAGCAGGATTGCAGCAATCCCAAATAAAGATTTTTGGTCTACCTGTCCGGCCTTCCTTTGTTAAGCCTGTCCGGCCAAAGGTATCATTCTTATAGCCATTACTTGAATTATTGGCAAGTTTACCAAATGAATGCCTCTAaactgtttgaaattctgtgaTAGGATAGTAGGAGTAGTAATTTATATTAGGTTTTGAAGTTATTGAAAGTAGATAATAGCCATTTCCTTGACAACAGTGCTACACACTTTTGCTAATGATTGCCTGTAAAGTGTAAGtttttcccttgattttgtttaAGCGACAGCCAAATGTGTAGTATGATATACTAAAATTATCAGCTTTGGTGTTCTGTGTGGGTTCTCTGATTCTATTACTACAGGTTGTAGTCaagtattataattttcaattagtGTACGTCATAACAGCTATACTTGTAACTAATTGATGCTTATATAAGAATGTATTATGTATACTTTAATTATACAAACTTCGATCTGAACTGGTTTCAACATTATTCCTTTTTCATCAAACATACAATTCAATACGCTTTATTTTCAAATGGTCTCAGGTTTCAGTTAATTGCTTATTGAAGTGTGGATGTTTTAAATTTGGGCTAGTAAAAATGATTTATGAGGTTAAGGCTAATTTTTGGACAGTCTTTTTGTTGGTAAAATTAGAGTACCTACTTGTTACTATGCTTCTGTTCCAATTCCATTAGCTATCTGAGACTTTATGCCTAACTCCCCTACTTTTATGGAAACTACACACAAAGtcttataataaataacaaagcAATGTGTTAGGTGGAATTTATCAAAATAGAAGGGTGTAGGTGTAAAAACTTCTAATAACTCACCCAACAAAGGTTGAGATAATTAACCCCGTAAAATAGAAGTCACAAGGAACACTACATTACTGTTAGTGCATTAGGTAGTATTGATTTTTTTGGCCTTCTCTACTTTATGTTGTAGGATGAACTAAGGAGAGATCTAGGGATGGATGAGGATCTTCCTGCTGTATTATTGATGGGGGGAGGGGAAGGTATGGGTCCCATTGAGGCTACTGCTCGAGCACTTGGAGATTCATTATACGACGAGAATATTGGGGCCCCTGTAGGTCAGATCCTAGTGATCTGTGGACGGAATAAGAAACTTCTTAACAAACTGACTTCTATTAATTGGAAGGTTCCTGTGCAGGTATTGTTACCCTTAAAATATTTCCAGAACCttgttaatctttttttattcaaatataaattccaATATATTTTCTAGTTTTGTTGCACCCTCTATATCATCGTTGGTATTTCCTCCATAGGCTTAAATATTAACTTTGTTAGCTGTCCATGGTGATTGACTTTTGCTAGTGTATTGCACAATGAACTAGGTATTTAGCCTTAGAATCAGATTGTTCATATGCAATGTTTTTTAAAACTAGACCGGTGATTGAAATAGTGAAAATATTGATTTACCATTCATTGGTTCAACCCAGTTCACTCTGGAAATATTATTGCACGGGAGCCATTGGTTGAGGACAAGCGGTTTTCTTAATTATTGTGAATTAGTTAAAAGGGTGTTATACATAGGATCCTGGGtaatattagtttttcttttcactagATAATGTAGAAAACTTCAGGTGTGAAATTTCCCTATTAAGTTTTTTGTTTGGGGTCGGTGACAATTCAATTTCTTGATGAGCATAGCAATTATTTATTCAGCATTGTCTAGTCGCCCCTGAATTAATTTACTCATATTTAGGTCAAGGGATTTGTTACCAAAATGGAGGAATGCATGGGAGCTTGTGATTGCATCATCACAAAGGTTTGATCCCTCAATCCTGACTTAAGGTTTTCTTACCTAATTATGGCAGCAGTTGATgggtttttctctttttgtagGCGGGTCCAGGGACGATTGCAGAAGCCCAGATCAGAGGCCTCCCTATTATTCTGAATGATTACATCGCTGGACAGGTATTCTGGTTATGGCTATGGTTCCTGAACCTTgtgatttttgtactagaaaTCCAGCTGATTCAATTGTGTTAGTGGAGTAAATTTAAGACTGGGTTCTAGAACATAATTAGATATTTTGGCTCTAACTAGGGGCTTAGTTGACAATAATAAAGAGGTGGAAGGAATCTTTCTCACAAGTGcttgtttaaatttttctacCCATGCATTTTCATATAGGGATTTCTTAAACGTGCATCCACTGTTTGCTACCAGAAGTAAAACAATCTCCTGAGTGTATTTAACAAAAGATCATAACTTGTTGAAATTCCAGCAAGTGAATGTACTTTAGCAACCCTATTAGGATTTGCCTAAGGTACGTTTGTTTTTCAAAAGAAGTATTTTAGCAAACTATACCATgagtttatattaaaaaatccaAGGCATAACTTGTTAAAATACTCCTAAAATATACAAATGTATGTTAACAAATCCTTTTTTGATAGCTAGTTTAGAGGGAGTAAACATTATGATTATGTTACTGCGTGTTTGTGTACTTGTCTGAACTTGCATATGTTCCATGAAAAATGTAGAAGCTGGGGATTTTTGCTTGAGTTTACGTGAATCCTCTTCATGGTTGATAAAATGGtggattttcattttcaggAAGCTGGCAATGTCCCCTATGTAGTTGAAAATGGATGTGGAAAGTTCTCTAAATCTCCTAAACAGATAGCAAAAATTGTTGCCGATTGGTTTGGTCCTAAAGCCTACGAGCTAGAACAAATGTCACAAAATGCATTGAGGCTGGCAAGGCCAGACGCTGTGTTCAAGATTGTTCATGACCTTCACGAGCTGGTTAGACAAAGAAGCTACCTTCCAGAATATTCTTGTACAGCTTAACTGATACTGAGGGTATTTTTTGCACCTTTTTTTCTGAGAAAAAATGTATTAGGCAACCATTTTTCTGATCACTACCAGAAATTCGAGTATTTgtcttccatctttaattttcagatgttctttgaaaattttatgttgaTATAGTTTCGAATGTTTCttgttaatcaatttttttccaCGTTAGGGATACATCTCACTTTTTGGTAACTTTACTATGAAAAACTGGAGAAAACTCTTCACAGATCACTCAAGGTTGAGTTTGAATTCTGTGTTCAAAGACTCTTCAGcatgtaaaaaatattgataaatattttttttgggaaaGTGTTAATATATTGTCTCACGAACTTCGAAAATTAGGTACTATTCATATCTTTGTAGAACAACAATGGGACATCTTTTAAGTATGTGTCAGACACCTTTTAACCtgacatatatattaaatgagtcCATACCTATTTTTGCTTAAACACTTTCTAGACTAAACTttaacaaaaagttaaaatataaattaaataatgtttatctCAATTTTTAGGTTTGTTTCATAAGATTTAGTTAGTTATTTTAaggattaatatttattttaatctttcgATAATAGTGACACAGCTTTTTCCATAATTTTTCTGAGGTTTTTTCAATCTGGGTAACATATTTTCCGGCCTGCTAATATTGGGGTTAAAACTCCCGCTAATACCGGAGGTTAAAACCCTCGCTAATACCGGAGGTTAAAACCCTCGCTAATACCGGAGGTTTTAACCCTTTCTAATATCGAGGGTTTTAaccccgctaataccgggggttttaacccccgctaATAGTGACGCAGCTTTTCCCCATAGCTTTTCcaagggttttcctaatccggGTAACATACTTTTCGGGGGTTAacacccccgctaataccggcgGTTTTAACCGTCGCTAATAGTGACGTAGCTTTTCCCATAGGTTTTCTaagggttttcctaatccggGTAACATACTTttcgggggttaaaacccccgcaggggttttaacccccaCTAATACCgggttttaacccccgctaATAGTGACACAATTTTTCCCCACAGTGTTTCcaagggttttcctaatccAGGTAACATACTTTctgggggttaaaacccccgctaatagtgACGCAACTTTTCCCCACAGCTTTTCCAAGGGTTTTCCTAGGAATTTGAAATTCTcgtgagatgagaatttgaatttctcatgagatgagaatttgaatttgagaatttgaatttctcatgagatgagaatttgaatttctcatgagatgagaatttgaatatctcatgagatgagaattggaatttctcatgagatgagaatttgaatttctcatgagatgagaatttgaatttctcatgagatgagaatttgaatttctcatgagatgagaatttgaatttctcatgagattggaatttgaatttctcatgagatgagaatttgaatttctcatgagatgacNNNNNNNNNNNNNNNNNNNNNNNNNNNNNNNNNNNNNNNNNNNNNNNNNNNNNNNNNNNNNNNNNNNNNNNNNNNNNNNNNNNNNNNNNNNNNNNNNNNNNNNNNNNNNNNNNNNNNNNNNNNNNNNNNNNNNNNNNNNNNNNNNNNNNNNNNNNNNNNNNNNNNNNNNNNNNNNNNNNNNNNNNNNNNNNNNNNNNNNNNNNNNNNNNNNNNNNNNNNNNNNNNNNNNNNNNNNNNNNNNNNNNNNNNNNNNNNNNNNNNNNNNNNNNNNNNNNNNNNNNNNNNNNNNNNNNNNNNNNNNNNNNNNNNNNNNNNNNNNNNNNNNNNNNNNNNNNNNNNNNNNNNNNNNNNNNNNNNNNNNNNNNNNNNNNNNNNNNNNNNNNNNNNNNNNNNNNNNNNNNNNNNNNNNNNNNNNNNNNNNNNNNNNNNNNNNNNNNNNNNNNNNNNNNNNNNNNNNNNNNNNNNNNNNNNNNNNNNNNNNNNNNNNNNNNNNNNNNNNNNNNNNNNNNNNNNNNNNNNNNNNNNNNNNNNNNNNNNNNNNNNNNNNNNNNNNNNNNNNNNNNNNNNNNNNNNNNNNNNNNNNNNNNNNNNNNNNNNNNNNNNNNNNNNNNNNNNNNNNNNNNNNNNNNNNNNNNNNNNNNNNNNNNNNNNNNNNNNNNNNNNNNNNNNNNNNNNNNNNNNNNNNNNNNNNNNNNNNNNNNNNNNNNNNNNNNNNNNNNNNNNNNNNNNNNNNNNNNNNNNNNNNNNNNNNNNNNNNNNNNNNNNNNNNNNNNNNNNNNNNNNNNNNNNNNNNNNNNNNNNNNNNNNNNNNNNNNNNNNNNNNNNNNNNNNNNNNNNNNNNNNNNNNNNNNNNNNNNNNNNNNNNNNNNNNNNNNNNNNNNNNNNNNNNNNNNNNNNNNNNNNNNNNNNNNNNNNNNNNNNNNNNNNNNNNNNNNNNNNNNNNNNNNNNNNNNNNNNNNNNNNNNNNNNNNNNNNNNNNNNNNNNNNNNNNNNNNNNNNNNNNNNNNNNNNNNNNNNNNNNNNNNNNNNNNNNNNNNNNNNNNNNNNNGAACTTCTCATGAGATGGGAATTCGAACTTCTCATGAGATGGGAATTCGAacttctcatgagatgagaatttgaatttctcattaGATGAAGAAAACATTGATGAAAGAGATTGTACAATTGTTAGGCAAAGAAGGATGATAAGTGATCTGGAAAATTTAGTGAATGATTTGCagaaaaggattaaattgtTAGTTGGAGCTATCTTTGTTAATATTGTGTTGAACATTGtgatattttggttttatttaggTTGATGTTGTTAGGTGGGAAATATGGgtatatgttttatgttttgttaatgTAATGTTTTGGATGGTTGATGAAAATAGGTGGATAATGTGAAGGTGAATGTATAGCTTCAGGTGTTTTGGTTGATGTAAGATCAATCATGCAATGGATTATGTACCAGTGTCAGTTGTAATTGCTTAAATTCAATGGAGAATGTTCAATTCAGTCCCCCATttgcttaaaaaatataaattgttgtCCCagatttgatttaaaaatgttcaatatGGTCCCTAATGTATATGATTATGACACATATGAAGGATGTGTGTCACATTATAGTAACAAAAGTGTTAACATAAGATTATgaagaaataacaaaatatcaACACAACTTCATGAAAGTACATCTATATCATCAAAGTACTTAATTAAAGTTGATGAAACATACATCACCATGAAGTACACAAATAAAGTTGTTAATGACAATACAAAATACATCCAAATTTTgccaatgaaaataaataatgtatcaTCTAAAGAGCTTTTCTTTTaacatctaatttttttcttatgattagTGGATGAGGGGATTAGGGACTTGATGGCTACAATGGTAGAAGGGATTGGTAGGACATTGGGGACTTTGTGGCTCTAATGGTAGAGGGGAATGGGTACTTGGTGGTGGTTGTGATGGTTGTATTTGGTCTGTTGGTTCCGATGGATGTGGATGTAAAGGgcacttatttttgttgtgccCCCTACACATAAAATGATATTCTTCTTTCTATGGCCACCAATACTCATTTGGGTGTCATCCTTAATTAGCTCCCATGTCTCCAACCTTCGTTTTTTCTTTTGCCTCCCAGGCAACTTTCTCTTAAATGGTGATAATACATTAGGGAAACTTGTTCTTTCCCATAGCAGGTGACCATTGACAGGATAAATTATGGACGCATATGTCTCTTCATATGTTGATCTTATGAAGCAAGTTGGTATAAAATTTTCTGGGTCTAAATTTGAGTAGTTCATTGCTACAATTACATGACAACATGGGATGTCATTGATTATCTACTTTCTACAGCTACAGTGTTCACGTCCAGGTCCACTGTGAACTTGTTCCCAACGACTAAACTTGTTCTCAAACATCTTTCGTGTAGaccaattgaaataaataaagcaCATGAACAATGGACATGAAGATAAATGACAATTGGATATGAACATAAATGACAATATTACCTTGAGATCCAATATCTTGATAAATTTGACTCCTTCTGAAGTCTCTTTTTTATCTTTGGGTATATTGTGAAATCCATAGATGCCACCTTGCTATTATTGGTGGCCATTGTTTCATCAGATAAACTCTGATATCCTCCAGCATGTTGATAATGGGTTTTCCTCTGGTATGAACAAGAACATTGTTGAAAGCTTCAATGATGTTGTTATCTAAGGTGTCAAACATTGCTTGACTTGTGAAGCGAGATCTTGACCAATACCTGTTGcacaaaaattagaaaaatgggTTACCATACATGAGTAACTCAAATGTGCttgtaaggaaaaaaaatgtaccTTGGGGAATGGCTATGAGGTATTTATATTCTTCTACATTGGCTTCTCTAATATTCAACATTTCTCTCTCCCAAGCCTGGGGGTACGTGCTTGTGGAAGCCCTCCAAATCAGATTCTTCAATATTAGACTAGAAAACATTTTCCTAAAGTTTGCATACAGGTGCCTGAGGCAGAATCTTTATTTTGCCCCAAGCAAAAGTTCCTGCATAATTGGCACCAACCTCTGTCCACATTAATTTACTAATCAAACATACATCATTTACAAAGCATgaagtataaaataatgtaagGACTACATGTACCTTTTGCTGGTCAGACATCCACATGCACCCACCTCACACAGTTCACTACCTCGAGGTCTTTAATCAATAACTGCAAAAGCCAGCTTCAACTGTCTTTGTTCTCGACTTCAACTACTACATATGCAAGGGGTAGCATTTTCTCATTTGGGTTCCTACCAACAATAGTAAGCAACTCTTCCTTATACTGACCTTTCAAAAAACACCCATCTAAACATATAATGGGCCTACAATTGATGAAATTGTGTTTATAAGCTTTGAgacaaacataaattatttgGAAGATTGGGTCACCATTATTAGGGTCAACTTTAACCTTAATTGTTGACCCTGGGTTACACCTCAACAGCTCATGTCCATAGTCATAAATCCTTCTAAATTGTTCTTTGAAGTCTCCTTCAAGTTGTCTTGATGCCATTAATTTTGCCCTTCAT contains these protein-coding regions:
- the LOC106762909 gene encoding probable monogalactosyldiacylglycerol synthase, chloroplastic isoform X1; protein product: MNNGVRQESSVLLDLASHVNRFAFDHFRTDTAVQSSFLRFNGGAGAKRGVSLRVGAAGVRVRNILSEFNRAVRFHCEKIPIGFASLRVAEGDGGGGGGCDGDGDGSGVRVDECGGVENEGLRGNGVEGLRPKKVLILMSDTGGGHRASAEAIKAAFYEEFGDDYQVFVTDLWADHTPWPFNQLPRSYSFLVKHGPLWKMTYYGTAPRVVHQSNFAATGTFIAREVAKGLMKYQPDIIISVHPLMQHVPLRILRSKGLLDKIVFTTVITDLSTCHPTWFHKLVTRCYCPTTDVAQRALKAGLQQSQIKIFGLPVRPSFVKPVRPKDELRRDLGMDEDLPAVLLMGGGEGMGPIEATARALGDSLYDENIGAPVGQILVICGRNKKLLNKLTSINWKVPVQVKGFVTKMEECMGACDCIITKAGPGTIAEAQIRGLPIILNDYIAGQEAGNVPYVVENGCGKFSKSPKQIAKIVADWFGPKAYELEQMSQNALRLARPDAVFKIVHDLHELVRQRSYLPEYSCTA
- the LOC106762909 gene encoding probable monogalactosyldiacylglycerol synthase, chloroplastic isoform X2; this encodes MNNGVRQESSVLLDLASHVNRFAFDHFRTDTAVQSSFLRFNGGAGAKRGVSLRVGAAGVRVRNILSEFNRAVRFHCEKIPIGFASLRVAEGDGGGGGGCDGDGDGSGVRVDECGGVENEGLRGNGVEGLRPKKVLILMSDTGGGHRASAEAIKAAFYEEFGDDYQVFVTDLWADHTPWPFNQLPRSYSFLVKHGPLWKMTYYGTAPRVVHQSNFAATGTFIARFHKLVTRCYCPTTDVAQRALKAGLQQSQIKIFGLPVRPSFVKPVRPKDELRRDLGMDEDLPAVLLMGGGEGMGPIEATARALGDSLYDENIGAPVGQILVICGRNKKLLNKLTSINWKVPVQVKGFVTKMEECMGACDCIITKAGPGTIAEAQIRGLPIILNDYIAGQEAGNVPYVVENGCGKFSKSPKQIAKIVADWFGPKAYELEQMSQNALRLARPDAVFKIVHDLHELVRQRSYLPEYSCTA